One part of the Flavobacterium johnsoniae UW101 genome encodes these proteins:
- a CDS encoding FecR family protein has translation MPDKLQEEIKHFLDGKYSPKGQEMWNKWYDRTNEFPENIEMIQSDRSKLKKELKQIKKTNIRVFNLDYKNWTVAASLIALIGLSMFFYQSTLAAVETKHYATKPGERAKVTLSDGTQIWLNAGSFLKYPKEFKGNTREVYLTGEAFFDVAKDKKHPFIIHTDKMDTKVLGTSFNVQAYPDQTTQEVSVLTGRVNVKSTVTEENVYVTPGQKVVFKSKNNKLQAFKDIPVNTISLWRKNIMVFEETPLPEVIATINRNYNVAIEIKNKNLNALKINAYFKELSADQVVALVCNIVNAEYKVEGGVYKIQ, from the coding sequence ATGCCTGACAAATTACAAGAAGAAATAAAACATTTTTTAGACGGGAAGTATTCTCCAAAAGGACAAGAAATGTGGAATAAATGGTACGATCGTACTAATGAATTTCCGGAGAATATAGAAATGATACAATCAGATCGTTCGAAACTAAAAAAAGAATTAAAACAAATCAAGAAAACCAATATTAGAGTTTTTAATCTTGATTATAAAAACTGGACCGTTGCGGCCTCTTTAATTGCTTTAATAGGGTTGTCAATGTTTTTTTACCAATCAACATTAGCAGCTGTAGAAACTAAACATTATGCAACAAAACCAGGCGAACGCGCAAAAGTAACTTTAAGCGATGGAACGCAGATATGGTTAAATGCAGGAAGCTTTTTAAAATATCCAAAAGAATTTAAAGGCAATACCAGAGAAGTGTATTTAACCGGAGAAGCTTTTTTTGATGTAGCCAAAGACAAAAAACATCCTTTTATAATTCATACTGATAAAATGGATACCAAAGTTCTGGGAACAAGTTTTAATGTTCAGGCTTATCCTGATCAAACCACGCAGGAAGTTTCGGTTTTAACCGGAAGAGTAAATGTAAAATCGACGGTAACAGAGGAAAATGTATATGTAACTCCGGGACAAAAAGTGGTTTTTAAATCAAAAAACAACAAACTGCAGGCATTTAAAGATATTCCGGTAAACACCATTTCATTATGGCGTAAAAACATTATGGTTTTTGAAGAAACACCTTTACCAGAGGTAATTGCAACTATAAACCGGAATTATAATGTGGCAATCGAAATTAAAAACAAGAACCTAAACGCACTCAAAATAAATGCCTATTTCAAAGAACTCTCTGCAGATCAGGTAGTGGCTTTGGTATGCAATATTGTAAATGCTGAATACAAAGTAGAAGGCGGTGTGTATAAAATACAATAG
- a CDS encoding RNA polymerase sigma-70 factor, whose translation MYKGYTDEQLVELLKKGKDKAFDELYFRYRDLLVRFVYARMKSVPISEEIVQEVFTTIWERRTTILIQKSFMAYIYTSVRYKTLDYIKSHSVTDQYIQEVLDRNTVTQTYTNTTEDSIYYEELQDAVDKAADLLPKKAKEVFILSRIKHYSNKEIAEELNVSIETVKYHITYALKFMRTYLGEFN comes from the coding sequence ATGTATAAAGGATATACAGACGAACAACTTGTCGAATTATTAAAAAAAGGTAAAGACAAAGCATTTGATGAATTGTACTTTCGATATAGAGATTTACTGGTTCGGTTTGTTTATGCAAGAATGAAATCGGTTCCAATATCAGAAGAAATTGTTCAGGAAGTTTTTACCACAATTTGGGAACGACGTACGACAATTCTAATTCAAAAAAGTTTTATGGCATACATTTATACTTCAGTACGTTACAAAACTTTAGATTATATAAAATCGCATTCTGTTACAGATCAGTACATACAGGAAGTTCTGGACAGAAATACCGTTACTCAAACTTATACTAATACTACAGAAGACTCTATTTACTATGAAGAGCTTCAGGATGCGGTTGACAAAGCTGCAGACTTACTTCCCAAAAAAGCAAAAGAGGTTTTTATTCTAAGCCGCATCAAACATTATTCTAATAAAGAAATTGCCGAAGAACTAAACGTCTCCATCGAAACAGTAAAGTATCATATAACCTATGCATTGAAATTTATGCGGACTTATTTAGGTGAATTTAATTGA
- a CDS encoding type VI secretion system baseplate subunit TssF: protein MRQDRIKDRVLKRAARSWGFSDVEMETSFDPVVSMMLNALSYELEKVAHELEDSKTRVVERVLEIMFPEVTAGVKPARAILHALPIENGMKVSLQNQMSASRRIHNIYNPLAPITKEIALSPTLEVKLSSAEIKYVAYERNLFEISNLFYKDAIRDYKHSLPSGVVFLGIELTNPKVEEIEDLMLYIDIKNTHQKEMFHYYLKQMKCFQDDVQITVEEGYNVPVNNIDIENIINRNYTHLSEIMQEVNEFYFDNFYTLKGSLKHKAINEYSEEYKYFEAVTSGNDNPIIWVKMIFPESLIPQILDNVSFTANCFPVINKKKHIINKTLGNFLSYIALETDNNIYLDVDTVIDGFNNHYEIKEFKDGVIEEGNAVLRTGGVSRFDSRSASELLQNVLDLLKDESSSFAGLGKDFMNSSLVEINQLLASVEQQARESSFSKNNDPYLMIKPKFDESIGKSFSIHYWSTCAEEGNDIKAGTVLEAKDDMLFVSKESVLITNTVGGMNKQNNKDRILAYRNALLTRGRIVTFADIKAFGFNHFKSCITDIRIEKGTRKEISVKAGFSRTVDIHLQVNPVEKDYLSETEWDYLCDSFMKQLKNRSSNVFPYRIFVN, encoded by the coding sequence ATGAGACAAGATCGAATAAAAGACAGAGTGCTAAAAAGAGCGGCTAGATCATGGGGCTTTTCTGATGTTGAGATGGAAACATCATTTGATCCTGTTGTATCAATGATGCTTAATGCATTGTCTTACGAATTAGAAAAAGTAGCCCACGAACTCGAAGACTCTAAAACAAGAGTTGTAGAAAGAGTTCTGGAAATTATGTTTCCTGAAGTTACAGCAGGAGTAAAACCTGCACGAGCCATTTTACATGCTTTACCAATAGAGAATGGTATGAAAGTTTCATTGCAGAACCAAATGTCGGCAAGTCGAAGAATTCATAATATTTACAATCCTTTAGCACCAATTACTAAAGAGATCGCTTTATCGCCAACGTTAGAAGTAAAGCTGTCTTCGGCAGAAATAAAATATGTAGCTTATGAACGCAATTTGTTCGAAATTTCGAATCTTTTTTATAAAGATGCCATACGAGATTACAAACATTCACTGCCTTCAGGTGTTGTGTTCTTAGGAATTGAATTAACGAATCCGAAAGTTGAAGAGATAGAAGATTTAATGTTGTATATCGACATTAAAAATACACATCAGAAAGAGATGTTTCATTACTATTTAAAGCAAATGAAATGCTTTCAGGATGATGTGCAGATTACAGTAGAAGAAGGCTATAATGTTCCTGTAAACAATATAGACATTGAGAATATTATCAACCGTAATTACACACATTTGAGTGAAATTATGCAGGAGGTAAATGAATTTTATTTTGATAATTTCTATACCCTGAAAGGTTCTTTAAAGCACAAAGCAATTAATGAATACAGTGAAGAATATAAATATTTTGAAGCTGTAACCAGCGGAAATGACAATCCTATTATTTGGGTAAAAATGATTTTCCCGGAATCGCTGATTCCTCAAATATTAGATAACGTTTCTTTTACAGCAAATTGCTTTCCGGTAATCAACAAAAAGAAACACATTATAAATAAAACGCTTGGTAACTTCTTATCCTATATTGCATTAGAAACAGATAACAATATTTATCTCGATGTTGACACTGTTATCGATGGATTCAATAATCATTATGAGATAAAAGAATTTAAAGATGGTGTAATTGAAGAAGGAAATGCTGTATTACGAACAGGCGGAGTTTCCAGATTCGATTCAAGAAGCGCATCAGAATTGCTTCAAAATGTATTAGACTTACTAAAAGACGAAAGTTCTTCTTTTGCTGGTTTAGGTAAAGATTTTATGAACAGCTCTTTAGTCGAAATCAATCAGCTCTTAGCTTCTGTAGAACAGCAGGCAAGAGAAAGCAGCTTTTCTAAAAATAATGATCCTTATTTAATGATTAAGCCAAAGTTTGATGAATCTATAGGAAAATCATTTTCTATACATTACTGGTCAACATGTGCCGAAGAAGGAAACGATATAAAAGCAGGAACAGTTTTAGAGGCCAAAGATGACATGCTTTTTGTAAGCAAAGAGTCGGTGCTGATTACAAATACTGTTGGCGGTATGAACAAACAGAATAACAAAGACCGTATTTTAGCGTACAGAAATGCTTTGCTGACACGCGGCCGAATTGTAACATTTGCTGATATAAAAGCTTTTGGATTTAATCATTTCAAAAGTTGTATAACAGACATTAGAATAGAAAAAGGCACGCGAAAAGAAATATCTGTAAAAGCTGGTTTCAGTCGTACAGTAGATATTCATCTGCAGGTAAACCCTGTTGAAAAAGATTATTTATCAGAAACAGAATGGGATTATTTATGCGATAGTTTTATGAAACAGCTCAAAAACAGATCCTCAAATGTGTTTCCTTATCGAATATTTGTAAATTAA
- a CDS encoding carboxypeptidase-like regulatory domain-containing protein gives MKQNQKYILLPVLMMLINCTKLQKCYSGYVYDETSRKPINRVFVKENFSQNFKSTFSNENGYFKIENNSESIGDLIFICDGYKTDTIVTVRSQHGENLKYRFIRKESDTLYMQRIKK, from the coding sequence TTGAAACAGAATCAAAAATATATACTACTGCCAGTTTTAATGATGCTGATAAATTGCACCAAATTACAAAAATGTTATAGTGGATACGTGTATGATGAAACTTCAAGAAAACCAATAAACCGAGTATTTGTTAAGGAAAATTTCAGTCAGAATTTCAAATCTACATTTAGTAATGAAAATGGATATTTTAAGATTGAAAATAATTCAGAGTCTATAGGAGACTTAATTTTTATTTGTGATGGTTATAAAACAGATACTATTGTTACAGTTCGCTCACAACATGGCGAAAATTTAAAGTATAGATTTATTAGAAAAGAATCTGACACATTGTATATGCAAAGAATAAAAAAATGA
- a CDS encoding DUF3289 family protein → MSRVRLVGGTITKTTGGDHNIYSDGNIVYNSGKVVTETSDAGITYGEPKSSPPVSKLHFVDGWWALDREGQKKIKRAVPGMTVFFHLKTKEIPNGNAVFLSLFDEDNHEKEEGPNKDGRKDKDDAIKLINTKSKKQVLVAKVTDNKIVQEINLTGLGSLIAEEQDKCLELYFRCSYKSENVQYPADRKNYLEVGSIVIDRYKMPGLNSDGSKIADDMTYGKGVKHIGEVYSKDVLEKFKKEYEEGGFDNQKHASFSHQDNVENKAKYSKEECYKTSYKVNIPIIKKLIPEISTGLDVRLFDKLSTESLFWDFEQTATLYFASGELQGNIERMIAKFKKNEGGVYEDRILTKYVSDNPNTKKYCMNVEDYIAEQLKQNVADLKKAEDAKPYFGSPETITRNRKTKNKEYFTKPMYSYDNLSNVTGGLTIALNDIWAAEVLLQELKFDKDNYTGKYQVTLWDHFGLDLPDMEKVFNIIPSVGETFVTWFVLQHLRGYKPFITKMTFERTFSGNIKEGKKERTDKRKSEERAKAQKWAEEERAKMMRGPKF, encoded by the coding sequence ATGAGCAGGGTTAGATTAGTTGGAGGTACTATAACAAAAACTACAGGCGGCGATCACAATATATATTCTGATGGTAATATTGTGTATAATTCTGGTAAAGTTGTTACCGAAACAAGTGATGCAGGGATTACTTACGGAGAACCTAAAAGTTCTCCACCTGTTTCAAAATTACATTTCGTTGACGGCTGGTGGGCTTTGGATAGAGAAGGACAGAAAAAAATAAAAAGAGCAGTACCAGGTATGACAGTTTTTTTTCATTTAAAAACTAAAGAAATCCCTAATGGTAATGCAGTATTTTTATCCTTGTTTGATGAAGACAATCATGAAAAAGAAGAAGGTCCAAATAAAGATGGCAGGAAAGATAAAGATGATGCGATTAAATTAATTAATACAAAATCAAAAAAACAAGTTCTTGTTGCCAAAGTAACAGATAATAAAATAGTACAAGAAATAAACTTAACAGGTTTAGGATCATTAATTGCTGAAGAACAGGATAAATGTTTAGAACTTTATTTTCGCTGCAGTTATAAAAGTGAAAATGTTCAATATCCAGCAGACAGGAAAAATTATCTGGAAGTAGGTTCCATAGTCATTGACCGCTACAAAATGCCTGGATTAAACAGTGATGGCTCAAAGATTGCTGACGATATGACCTACGGAAAAGGTGTAAAGCATATTGGAGAAGTATATTCTAAGGATGTCCTTGAAAAATTTAAAAAAGAGTATGAAGAGGGAGGTTTTGATAATCAAAAGCATGCCTCTTTTTCACATCAGGACAATGTCGAAAATAAAGCCAAATACAGCAAAGAGGAATGCTATAAGACTAGTTACAAAGTTAACATTCCAATTATAAAGAAATTAATTCCGGAAATTTCAACAGGTTTAGATGTACGATTATTTGATAAACTTTCTACAGAGAGTTTGTTTTGGGATTTTGAGCAGACAGCAACTTTATATTTTGCTTCTGGCGAGTTACAAGGAAATATTGAGCGTATGATTGCTAAATTCAAAAAAAATGAAGGTGGTGTTTATGAAGATAGAATATTAACTAAATATGTAAGTGATAATCCGAATACAAAAAAATATTGTATGAATGTTGAGGATTATATTGCAGAACAGTTAAAGCAAAATGTGGCAGATTTGAAAAAAGCAGAAGATGCTAAACCTTATTTCGGAAGTCCTGAAACCATAACGAGAAATCGAAAAACGAAGAATAAAGAGTATTTTACTAAACCAATGTATTCTTATGACAATTTAAGTAATGTAACAGGTGGTTTAACTATTGCTTTAAATGATATTTGGGCTGCAGAAGTACTTTTACAAGAATTAAAATTTGATAAAGACAACTATACAGGAAAATATCAAGTAACTCTATGGGATCATTTTGGACTTGATTTACCCGATATGGAAAAAGTTTTTAATATTATACCAAGTGTTGGAGAAACTTTTGTAACATGGTTTGTTTTACAGCATTTAAGAGGATACAAGCCTTTTATCACTAAAATGACTTTCGAAAGAACATTTTCAGGTAATATTAAAGAAGGTAAAAAAGAAAGAACAGACAAAAGAAAATCTGAAGAACGTGCAAAAGCACAAAAATGGGCAGAGGAAGAACGAGCAAAAATGATGAGGGGGCCAAAATTTTAA
- a CDS encoding type VI secretion system Vgr family protein, with amino-acid sequence MAHFSEQVHITIGSFTQNVVYYDLKLSQKMADHHHFSFVWQYTGKAVINPADQAKALRSYLGDEVIFTFKSLTGIRLMSKGIITELSSIDVDGSPAGLHVSGVSHSIVIDDMKKSRTFKDRSMDDIVLGIFAEGPGEFYQRDSIKSTYLKEFKNLLQYNETSFEFLKRIAARYGQWFYFDGMRMQFGQTKSSQTKLINGASLHSFKIQANMASHKISLNGYDYKNVATFRESAPKTSSGSKDSFAAIVGYNQGTVANSDLNNGAYTANATNKDELDEMIKLQTAGSDANSVYYSGISYFPIGLGQVFTIVNQTVAHELIAIEVVHHSQVHGNYSCEFKAIPADVSAPHYTNVFVYGKAETQPAQVKDNNDPEGLGRVRVEFYGASGTAVTDWIRMVQPYSGSGKGFYFVPEIGEEVLIGFEGNNVQNPYVIGAQYNGQDSSGYADAQNNIKAIHTRSGHVIKFTEDESILIADKNGNEILLDTVGGNITITANNTIDLNAQNINLNASQNITANAGMNITESAGADKMSIVGMMLNTTVGGDHMLNVTGNFMENIEGNLESHTAKERQEVGVKGIDTSSEGGINKHSKKEMQINSAEKSKSY; translated from the coding sequence ATGGCACATTTTTCAGAACAAGTACATATAACTATAGGAAGTTTTACCCAAAACGTTGTTTATTATGATTTAAAGCTATCTCAAAAAATGGCCGATCATCATCATTTTTCTTTTGTTTGGCAATATACAGGTAAAGCCGTAATTAACCCGGCAGATCAGGCTAAGGCTCTTAGAAGCTATCTTGGAGACGAAGTAATTTTTACTTTTAAAAGTCTTACTGGGATCAGATTAATGAGCAAAGGTATAATTACTGAACTTTCATCGATTGATGTTGATGGAAGTCCGGCAGGATTACACGTTTCTGGTGTAAGTCACAGTATTGTTATTGATGATATGAAAAAATCAAGAACATTTAAAGACCGCAGTATGGATGATATCGTATTGGGGATTTTTGCTGAAGGACCGGGAGAATTTTATCAAAGAGATTCTATTAAATCGACTTATCTTAAAGAATTTAAAAATCTTTTACAATATAACGAAACTAGTTTTGAATTTTTAAAAAGAATAGCAGCACGTTATGGACAATGGTTTTATTTTGACGGAATGCGTATGCAGTTCGGACAGACAAAAAGCAGCCAGACCAAGCTTATAAATGGAGCTTCATTACACAGCTTTAAGATACAAGCTAATATGGCTTCACATAAAATTTCGCTGAACGGTTATGATTATAAAAATGTAGCAACTTTTCGTGAGTCAGCACCTAAGACTTCATCTGGAAGTAAAGACAGCTTTGCCGCTATTGTAGGTTATAATCAAGGAACTGTAGCAAATTCTGATTTAAATAATGGGGCTTATACCGCAAATGCCACAAACAAAGACGAACTTGATGAAATGATAAAACTGCAGACTGCGGGCAGTGATGCCAACAGTGTTTATTACAGCGGTATTTCTTATTTTCCAATTGGTCTTGGACAGGTATTTACAATAGTAAACCAAACAGTAGCACATGAATTAATTGCTATTGAAGTTGTACATCATTCTCAGGTGCATGGAAATTATTCTTGTGAGTTTAAAGCAATTCCTGCAGATGTGTCAGCACCACACTATACAAATGTATTTGTTTATGGCAAAGCCGAAACACAGCCTGCACAAGTAAAAGATAATAATGATCCTGAAGGATTAGGACGTGTAAGAGTAGAATTTTATGGTGCAAGCGGTACAGCAGTTACAGATTGGATAAGAATGGTGCAGCCTTATTCTGGTTCAGGAAAAGGATTTTATTTTGTTCCTGAAATCGGAGAAGAAGTTTTAATTGGTTTTGAAGGCAATAACGTCCAGAATCCTTATGTAATTGGTGCGCAGTATAACGGACAAGATTCAAGTGGTTATGCAGATGCACAGAATAACATTAAAGCGATTCATACGAGAAGCGGTCATGTAATAAAATTCACAGAAGATGAGAGCATCTTAATTGCTGATAAGAACGGTAATGAGATACTATTGGATACTGTTGGAGGTAACATAACTATTACAGCAAACAACACCATTGATCTAAACGCACAAAACATCAATCTTAATGCTTCTCAAAATATTACTGCTAATGCAGGAATGAATATTACAGAAAGTGCCGGAGCCGACAAAATGAGTATTGTAGGTATGATGCTTAATACTACTGTAGGAGGTGATCATATGCTTAATGTTACAGGAAACTTCATGGAAAACATTGAAGGAAATCTTGAATCTCATACGGCTAAAGAAAGACAGGAAGTTGGAGTTAAAGGAATTGATACAAGCAGTGAAGGAGGGATAAATAAACACTCTAAAAAAGAAATGCAAATTAACAGCGCCGAAAAATCTAAATCTTACTAA
- the tssD gene encoding type VI secretion system tube protein TssD — protein MSFLSKLHIDGEEYNVLEFNIGFKQEIDTTSKPTGNAKGGVIRMIIEASQNSHFLSWMLNGDLTKDGKIVFYRRDALSKMKELTFTKAFCVGYDEQFTSTTEIPMRITMELVAKELTFGDAKFSNNWIALD, from the coding sequence ATGAGTTTTTTATCTAAATTACATATAGACGGAGAAGAATATAATGTTCTTGAATTTAATATTGGTTTTAAACAAGAAATTGATACAACAAGTAAACCTACCGGTAATGCAAAAGGCGGGGTTATAAGAATGATTATTGAAGCAAGTCAGAATAGCCATTTTTTATCATGGATGTTAAATGGTGATTTAACCAAAGACGGAAAAATTGTTTTTTACAGAAGAGATGCTTTAAGTAAAATGAAAGAACTTACGTTTACTAAGGCATTTTGTGTCGGTTATGATGAACAGTTTACAAGCACTACCGAAATACCAATGAGAATTACTATGGAGCTAGTAGCAAAAGAATTGACTTTTGGCGACGCTAAATTCTCAAACAATTGGATTGCTTTAGATTAA
- the tssD gene encoding type VI secretion system tube protein TssD, with amino-acid sequence MSFLTSLTVAGKDYKVLNVSYDLAQETDASGRPSTVTRGGRIMIEVESTGSTELFEWMTNNFERKDGSVKFIKRDSNATLKELKFTEAYMVKYKENFDHNSENPLTETFMISARKISMGGGEFDNAWV; translated from the coding sequence ATGTCGTTTTTAACATCATTAACAGTAGCAGGAAAAGATTACAAAGTATTAAACGTAAGTTATGATTTAGCTCAAGAAACAGATGCTTCTGGGCGTCCATCTACGGTAACACGCGGAGGAAGAATCATGATCGAAGTTGAATCAACTGGAAGTACTGAATTATTTGAATGGATGACTAACAATTTCGAAAGAAAAGACGGGTCAGTAAAATTCATCAAACGTGATTCAAATGCTACTTTAAAAGAGCTAAAGTTTACAGAGGCTTACATGGTTAAGTACAAAGAAAACTTTGATCATAACAGTGAAAATCCATTAACTGAAACTTTTATGATTTCTGCTCGTAAAATTTCGATGGGTGGAGGAGAATTTGATAATGCTTGGGTATAA
- a CDS encoding GPW/gp25 family protein has product MKGAFYKLPIDFNSVMQKKELEKTSIEHSIAQQIILLATTTFGECKFDETFGSKIWEIDFDLLMNENTLKEIISKTMKQSLLFHEKRIKVNELKVELSETMYLVDDVSRAKKKVDIIIEATIKSTNRDFDFRGYFFVGPLSYK; this is encoded by the coding sequence ATGAAAGGAGCATTTTACAAACTGCCTATAGACTTTAACAGCGTCATGCAAAAAAAGGAGCTGGAAAAAACATCAATAGAACACTCTATCGCACAGCAGATTATTTTATTGGCTACAACCACATTTGGAGAATGTAAGTTTGATGAAACGTTTGGCTCAAAAATCTGGGAGATTGATTTTGATTTGCTGATGAATGAAAATACCCTCAAAGAAATCATTTCAAAAACAATGAAACAATCGCTTCTTTTTCATGAAAAAAGAATAAAAGTAAATGAACTGAAGGTAGAATTATCTGAAACAATGTATCTGGTTGATGATGTGAGCAGAGCTAAAAAGAAAGTTGATATTATAATTGAAGCCACTATTAAAAGTACAAACAGAGATTTTGATTTTAGAGGCTATTTTTTCGTTGGGCCTTTATCATATAAATAG
- a CDS encoding DUF5458 family protein yields the protein MSSKEAYKGDLDTAVLEPKAVKGISIEKNVEKLAKYGGFDLLEMAIEGVQNLNPDRKARRKIFLGEVNKAKERETLLKTLELWSSVLSNNEALTDMVAQSEDKCKESEALLQKNLAKAVEDTREIEAAYRTLALFFKNTESDKVKNVTIVNAELDQLKDLDNTRFIDAIHSELVDNYDRLDLKNNYGILVIPGYLGSNKVIEKWAKIAHENKVMLVTDFEHLDEPDDVMEMFDAASLTGGDVYRSNVIMTCNWLVGRGRFDQIGENEDLHVAPSAALAGKIYKTLMSQVTAGKKFGGINEVDGVKFDLKKSEIANLENLGLVPMVNEYGKVMAFSAKTLFSGDNLGLQTYSVVRVFDYVTKVLMDFLNRRAFENFTAKTRKEIMNQIVAFLDGITGPDKLIENFEIRRFEQDPIQKDRIYMDIHMKPYFPAKNFLIKMDGHKGDDGTEWDTDYEQK from the coding sequence ATGTCAAGCAAAGAAGCATATAAAGGTGATCTTGATACAGCAGTATTAGAACCAAAAGCAGTAAAAGGAATTTCAATTGAAAAAAATGTTGAAAAACTGGCTAAATACGGCGGTTTTGATTTATTAGAAATGGCAATTGAAGGAGTTCAAAACCTTAACCCGGATAGAAAAGCAAGAAGAAAAATCTTTTTAGGTGAAGTAAACAAAGCAAAAGAAAGAGAAACTCTTTTAAAGACTTTAGAACTTTGGTCTTCAGTTTTAAGCAATAATGAAGCTTTGACTGATATGGTGGCACAAAGTGAAGATAAATGCAAAGAATCTGAAGCTTTGCTTCAAAAAAACCTTGCTAAAGCTGTTGAAGATACAAGAGAAATTGAAGCTGCTTACAGAACACTGGCTTTATTCTTTAAAAACACAGAATCTGACAAAGTAAAAAATGTTACAATTGTAAACGCAGAATTAGATCAGTTAAAAGACCTTGATAACACTCGTTTTATTGATGCAATTCACTCAGAATTAGTTGATAATTACGATCGTTTAGATCTTAAAAATAACTACGGTATTTTGGTAATTCCAGGATATTTAGGATCTAACAAAGTGATTGAAAAATGGGCAAAAATTGCGCATGAAAACAAAGTAATGTTAGTTACAGATTTCGAACATCTTGATGAACCGGATGATGTAATGGAAATGTTTGATGCTGCTTCATTGACTGGAGGAGATGTTTATCGTTCTAACGTAATCATGACTTGCAACTGGCTTGTTGGCCGCGGCAGATTTGATCAAATTGGAGAAAACGAAGATTTACACGTTGCGCCTTCGGCTGCATTAGCAGGAAAAATATACAAAACATTAATGTCTCAGGTTACTGCAGGTAAGAAATTTGGAGGAATTAATGAAGTTGACGGAGTGAAATTTGATCTTAAGAAAAGCGAAATCGCTAATCTTGAAAACTTAGGATTAGTTCCGATGGTAAATGAATACGGAAAAGTAATGGCTTTTTCTGCTAAAACATTATTCAGCGGAGATAATTTAGGATTGCAAACGTACTCTGTAGTTCGTGTTTTTGATTATGTGACTAAAGTATTAATGGATTTCCTTAATCGTCGTGCTTTCGAAAACTTTACTGCTAAAACACGTAAAGAGATTATGAATCAGATCGTTGCTTTCCTTGACGGAATCACTGGTCCGGATAAATTAATTGAGAATTTTGAAATCCGCAGATTTGAACAAGATCCAATTCAAAAAGACAGAATTTATATGGATATCCATATGAAACCTTATTTCCCTGCTAAAAACTTCCTTATTAAAATGGATGGTCACAAAGGTGACGACGGAACAGAATGGGATACAGATTACGAACAAAAATAA
- the tssO gene encoding type VI secretion system TssO: MEVLNKQERQKAFIAFLIAFTLTFCVMLIAVSFNFYMPVAENKMLKAENEMMKREYDYQTNFSVKIDSIRMTIDSINSPKVDNDFQQRLANVMIANIYQKVPKDTTENKKLYNNVILAYKNIIDYKKQIRSLTHNSHLIDSLNQSAKTYKEELEKVSRDLDVCRQIYQNQ; encoded by the coding sequence ATGGAAGTATTAAATAAACAAGAACGCCAGAAAGCATTTATCGCTTTTTTAATTGCCTTTACCCTGACATTCTGTGTTATGCTGATTGCAGTTTCGTTCAACTTTTATATGCCCGTGGCAGAAAATAAAATGTTGAAAGCAGAAAATGAAATGATGAAAAGAGAATACGATTATCAAACTAATTTTTCGGTAAAAATTGACAGTATCAGAATGACAATAGACTCAATCAATTCGCCAAAAGTTGATAATGATTTTCAGCAGCGTCTGGCAAATGTTATGATTGCGAATATTTATCAAAAAGTGCCAAAAGACACAACTGAAAACAAAAAATTATATAACAATGTTATTCTGGCCTACAAGAATATTATTGATTATAAAAAACAAATTAGAAGCCTTACACACAATTCGCACTTAATAGACAGTTTGAACCAGTCGGCTAAAACATACAAAGAAGAATTAGAAAAAGTAAGCAGAGATCTGGATGTATGCCGTCAGATTTATCAAAATCAATAA